From a region of the Candidatus Azobacteroides pseudotrichonymphae genomovar. CFP2 genome:
- the glgP gene encoding alpha-glucan family phosphorylase, whose amino-acid sequence MRIRANCANEPVWKECNAHFKLPNELKILDEIVHNIWWSWNYEVMELFAFIDKELWNRVEGNPVLFLQSLPFSRLEAITKDSSLMESIKMLYSTFEDYMNEPYNKNIPSIAYFSMEYGLSHVLKIYSGGLGILAGDYIKEASDIRADLTAIGFLYRYGYFTQSLSIDGQQIANYEAQHFDQLPIRQVMDKNDQPLVLDVFYNSFVVYSYVWVVNVGRIKLYLLDTDLEQNSEWDRCITSRLYGGSKEDRLKQEYLLGVGGIMLLNKLGIKKQLYHCNEGHAALINAQRLVDYIQNSKLTFNQALEVIRASALYTCHTPVPAGHDYFEENLFRKYMDHFPDKLGISWQDFMDMGRTNPGSQEEFSMSVFALNTCQEANGVSKLHGTVSKRMFAPLWKGYYPQELHVGYVTNGVHMPTWAASEWRRCYEKHFDQSFYKDQSNIKTWGKIYQVEDEEIWNIRTTLKKRLVNYIKDSFKDNWLKNQGDPSKVVSILDRIDSNALLIGFGRRFATYKRAHLLFTNLDRLAKILNNPYYPVQFIFTGKAHPADGGGQDLIKRIVDISRRSEFLGKIIFLENYDMRLAKRLISGVDIWLNTPTRPLEASGTSGQKAEMNGVLNFSVLDGWWYEGYREGAGWALTDKCTYENNEFQDQLDAATIYSLLENEIIPLYYAKNSKGYSVGWIQYIKKSIAQIAPYYTTKRMFDDYIERYYNNLANRSEKLKRDNFSKAKELAAWKEEVADHWSEIEVVSINYDEGIFNQGIEVGSAISMDMVIDKHDLRADLGLEIVQLREDGVGEESITIEAGTLEKVEGSKLYFTVKLPVSHPGTIKYGVRIHPFNKDLPHRMDFAYVKWVHI is encoded by the coding sequence ATGAGAATCAGAGCAAATTGTGCAAATGAACCTGTGTGGAAGGAGTGTAATGCTCATTTCAAATTGCCTAATGAATTAAAAATATTGGATGAAATTGTACATAATATATGGTGGTCTTGGAACTATGAAGTAATGGAATTGTTTGCTTTTATAGATAAAGAACTCTGGAATAGGGTAGAGGGGAATCCGGTCCTATTTCTGCAAAGTCTTCCATTTTCTCGTTTGGAAGCTATTACAAAAGACTCTTCTTTGATGGAATCAATCAAAATGTTGTATAGTACGTTCGAGGATTACATGAATGAACCTTATAACAAAAATATACCGAGCATTGCTTATTTTAGTATGGAATATGGCTTGAGCCATGTGTTGAAAATTTATTCGGGAGGGTTGGGAATTTTAGCAGGTGATTATATAAAAGAAGCCAGCGATATTCGTGCTGATCTGACTGCAATAGGTTTTTTGTATCGTTATGGTTATTTCACACAGTCTCTGTCTATAGATGGACAGCAAATTGCTAATTATGAAGCACAACATTTTGATCAGCTTCCCATTAGGCAGGTAATGGATAAAAATGACCAACCACTAGTTTTGGATGTTTTTTACAATTCATTCGTTGTATATTCATATGTATGGGTAGTGAATGTGGGTCGTATTAAATTGTATTTGTTAGATACTGATCTGGAACAAAATAGTGAATGGGATCGTTGCATTACTTCTCGTTTATATGGTGGAAGTAAAGAAGACCGTCTCAAACAAGAATATCTTTTGGGTGTAGGTGGGATTATGTTATTAAATAAGCTGGGTATAAAAAAACAGTTATATCATTGTAACGAGGGACATGCTGCTTTAATTAATGCTCAGCGTTTGGTAGATTATATTCAAAACAGTAAATTGACTTTTAATCAAGCTCTAGAAGTTATAAGAGCCTCTGCTTTGTATACTTGCCATACTCCGGTACCAGCGGGGCATGACTATTTTGAAGAAAATTTATTTCGCAAGTATATGGATCATTTTCCTGACAAGTTAGGTATCAGTTGGCAAGATTTTATGGATATGGGTAGAACTAATCCTGGTAGTCAGGAAGAATTTTCTATGAGTGTTTTTGCACTGAATACTTGTCAAGAAGCTAATGGGGTTTCTAAACTACATGGAACAGTATCCAAACGTATGTTTGCTCCATTATGGAAAGGTTATTATCCGCAAGAATTACATGTGGGATATGTAACTAATGGAGTTCACATGCCTACGTGGGCTGCTTCTGAATGGCGTAGATGTTATGAGAAACATTTTGATCAGTCCTTTTATAAAGATCAGTCTAATATTAAAACTTGGGGGAAAATTTATCAGGTAGAAGATGAAGAAATATGGAATATTCGCACAACATTGAAGAAACGATTGGTGAATTATATTAAAGATTCATTCAAGGATAATTGGTTAAAAAATCAGGGTGATCCTTCTAAGGTTGTTTCTATATTAGATAGAATTGATTCAAATGCACTTTTGATTGGTTTTGGAAGGCGCTTTGCTACTTATAAACGGGCACACTTATTGTTTACCAATTTGGATAGACTTGCTAAAATTCTAAATAATCCGTACTATCCTGTTCAATTTATATTTACTGGGAAAGCACATCCTGCCGATGGGGGAGGACAGGATTTAATTAAACGTATTGTAGACATATCTCGTCGTTCTGAATTTTTAGGCAAAATCATTTTCCTTGAAAATTATGATATGCGTTTAGCTAAACGTTTGATTTCTGGAGTAGATATTTGGTTGAATACTCCTACTCGACCTTTGGAAGCATCTGGTACATCTGGACAAAAAGCAGAAATGAATGGTGTATTGAATTTTTCAGTTTTGGATGGTTGGTGGTATGAAGGTTACCGAGAAGGTGCTGGTTGGGCATTGACTGATAAGTGTACTTATGAAAACAATGAATTTCAAGATCAGTTGGATGCAGCTACTATTTATTCCTTGTTAGAAAATGAAATTATCCCACTTTATTATGCTAAAAATAGTAAGGGTTATTCTGTTGGATGGATACAGTATATAAAGAAATCCATTGCTCAAATTGCTCCTTATTATACAACTAAACGCATGTTTGATGACTATATTGAACGTTATTATAATAACCTTGCTAATCGTTCTGAAAAGTTGAAACGGGATAATTTTTCTAAAGCTAAGGAATTGGCAGCATGGAAAGAAGAAGTTGCAGATCATTGGAGTGAAATTGAAGTGGTTTCTATTAACTATGATGAAGGTATTTTTAATCAAGGAATAGAAGTTGGTAGTGCTATTTCAATGGATATGGTAATAGATAAGCACGATCTTCGTGCTGATTTAGGATTGGAAATTGTCCAATTAAGAGAGGATGGGGTAGGTGAAGAATCAATTACAATAGAAGCTGGCACTTTGGAGAAAGTTGAGGGGAGTAAATTATATTTTACGGTTAAGTTACCGGTTTCTCATCCTGGTACTATCAAGTATGGGGTTAGGATCCATCCTTTTAACAAGGATTTGCCTCATCGAATGGATTTCGCTTATGTAAAATGGGTTCACATATAG
- a CDS encoding glycogen/starch synthase, which translates to MAFHEMLAPDYIFESSWEVCNKVGGIYTVLSTRVRTLLNLFKKDKIFFIGPFLHKKESNIEFIESETILDSWRKYANEQEGLKVRVGYWNIPGKPITILVDFLPFYEEKDIIYFQMWEKYHIDSTVAYGDYDDSCMFAYATSKVIESLYHFLQLQGKKVIAHLNEWMLGMAVLYIHKYLPTVATLFTTHATSIGRSICANNKPLYGQLSNYNGDQMASELNIKGKHTLEKLAAFYANCFTTVSEITGKECTQLLEKKPDIIIPNGFDSDFVPKGKMFETKKVKARSVLINVIQKLIGLSIPENAFLLATAGRYEYKNKGIDVFIETIYRLKKTYFDRPIIAFVLVPACLQGARADLKERLENAVSSQFPLPRPFITHELVGPLCNDPICEYLYYLNFTNEDDSQVKIIFVPSYLNGEDGIFNMVYYDLLIGMDLTVFPSYYEPWGYTPLESIAFHIPTITTNLTGFGIWAKSKGAKSDTLDLGVAVVERTDDNYFETAEAIKNIIVKYITKYDSSQILNIQRTSCALSKKAFWSHFIKYYLQAYDVALRKL; encoded by the coding sequence ATGGCGTTTCATGAGATGTTGGCTCCTGATTATATTTTCGAGTCTTCGTGGGAAGTTTGTAACAAGGTAGGAGGGATCTACACTGTTTTGTCGACACGAGTGCGGACTCTACTGAACCTTTTTAAAAAAGATAAGATTTTTTTTATTGGCCCTTTTTTACATAAAAAAGAAAGTAATATTGAATTTATTGAAAGTGAAACAATATTAGATTCATGGAGAAAGTATGCTAACGAGCAGGAAGGGTTAAAGGTACGTGTGGGTTATTGGAATATTCCTGGCAAACCAATTACTATTTTAGTTGATTTTTTGCCTTTCTACGAAGAAAAAGATATCATCTATTTTCAAATGTGGGAAAAATATCATATTGATTCCACTGTTGCTTATGGAGATTACGATGATTCTTGTATGTTTGCCTATGCTACTAGTAAAGTGATAGAAAGCCTTTATCATTTTTTGCAATTACAGGGTAAAAAAGTAATTGCTCATTTGAATGAATGGATGCTTGGAATGGCAGTGCTTTATATTCATAAATATCTTCCGACTGTTGCAACGCTTTTTACTACTCATGCGACTTCTATTGGTCGTTCTATTTGTGCTAACAACAAACCTTTGTATGGCCAATTATCCAATTACAATGGTGATCAGATGGCTTCTGAATTGAATATAAAAGGTAAACATACTCTTGAAAAACTAGCAGCTTTTTATGCTAATTGCTTTACAACTGTAAGTGAGATTACGGGAAAGGAATGTACTCAATTGTTAGAAAAGAAACCTGATATAATTATTCCAAATGGTTTTGATTCTGATTTTGTTCCAAAAGGAAAAATGTTTGAAACAAAAAAGGTGAAGGCGCGTAGTGTACTTATCAATGTTATTCAAAAATTAATAGGGTTATCCATTCCTGAAAATGCTTTTTTGTTGGCAACTGCTGGACGATACGAATATAAAAACAAGGGAATTGATGTTTTTATTGAAACTATTTATAGGCTAAAAAAAACTTATTTTGATCGTCCAATCATTGCTTTTGTATTGGTTCCTGCATGTTTGCAGGGTGCTAGGGCGGATTTAAAGGAACGTTTAGAAAACGCTGTTTCTTCTCAATTCCCTTTGCCTCGTCCTTTTATTACACATGAGCTAGTGGGGCCTTTGTGTAATGATCCTATTTGCGAATATCTTTATTATTTGAATTTTACAAATGAGGATGATAGTCAAGTGAAAATTATTTTTGTCCCTTCATATTTGAATGGTGAAGATGGTATTTTCAATATGGTGTATTATGATTTATTAATAGGGATGGATTTAACAGTATTCCCTTCTTATTATGAACCATGGGGATATACGCCATTAGAAAGTATAGCTTTTCATATTCCAACTATCACGACCAATCTTACAGGATTTGGTATATGGGCAAAATCAAAAGGAGCAAAAAGTGATACTCTAGATTTGGGGGTTGCAGTTGTAGAGAGGACAGATGATAATTATTTTGAAACAGCTGAAGCTATTAAAAATATAATCGTGAAATATATTACGAAATATGATTCCAGTCAAATATTGAATATACAAAGAACCTCCTGTGCTCTATCGAAGAAAGCATTTTGGTCTCATTTCATCAAATATTATTTGCAAGCTTATGACGTTGCTTTAAGGAAATTGTAG
- a CDS encoding amidohydrolase, whose amino-acid sequence MNVNGLRISIIQLEIIWEDKEKNIKNYQSFISQLKGKSDLVVLPEMFATGFSVSAKHLPETNTDKIMQTILSWSRVFDLAISSSFLAKDKDGNLFNRGFFATPEGKIHFSDKRHLFRMSEEIHLFNPGENYNIIPYKNWNIRLIICYDLRFPVWTRNKNNEYDLLLCVANWPKTRSNSWEILLKARSIENLCYTCGVNRIGHDGNNISYQGGSMLLNFKGEIILEAGKDQESALTTTIYKEKLQDFRNKFPIWKDADSFNFS is encoded by the coding sequence ATGAATGTGAATGGTCTTCGTATCAGTATTATCCAGTTGGAAATTATTTGGGAAGACAAAGAAAAAAATATAAAAAATTATCAGTCTTTTATTTCTCAATTAAAAGGTAAATCCGATTTAGTCGTTCTGCCAGAAATGTTTGCTACAGGATTTTCTGTAAGTGCAAAACATCTACCAGAAACTAACACAGATAAAATTATGCAAACCATTCTCTCTTGGTCAAGAGTATTTGATCTAGCTATTTCTAGCAGCTTTTTAGCAAAAGACAAAGATGGTAATTTGTTCAACAGAGGATTTTTTGCTACTCCAGAAGGAAAAATTCATTTTTCAGATAAAAGGCATCTCTTTAGAATGAGTGAAGAAATTCATCTTTTTAATCCAGGGGAAAATTATAACATTATTCCTTATAAAAACTGGAATATTCGATTAATCATCTGTTATGATTTGCGTTTTCCCGTTTGGACCCGGAACAAAAATAACGAATACGACCTTTTACTCTGTGTAGCTAATTGGCCTAAAACTCGAAGTAATTCATGGGAAATCCTATTGAAGGCCAGGTCCATTGAGAATCTATGCTACACCTGTGGGGTAAACCGAATTGGACACGATGGAAATAATATTTCTTACCAAGGCGGCTCCATGCTTTTAAATTTTAAAGGAGAAATAATTTTAGAAGCAGGAAAAGATCAAGAATCAGCTCTCACAACTACTATTTATAAGGAAAAATTGCAAGATTTTCGAAACAAATTTCCTATATGGAAAGACGCTGATTCATTTAATTTTTCATAA
- the dxs gene encoding 1-deoxy-D-xylulose-5-phosphate synthase produces MKKISDYSLLFKINSPEDLRKLAIEQVEQVCKELREYIIEVLSENPGHLGSNLGTVELTVALHYVFNTPYDRIVWDVGHQAYGHKILTERRESFHTLRKLGGISGFPNPQESEYDAFIAGHASNSISAALGMAIASWLKGENRKIVAIIGDGSITGGLAFEGLNNVSSNPNDLLIVLNDNNMAIDRSVGGLSQSLIKITTSYTYNTIRFKLYNFLKKYSIIKERERGFILRFTNSLKALLTKQHNIFEGLNIRYFGPIDGHNIKELVKVFEDIKSMKGPKLLHVCTVKGKGFGPAENKADVWHAPGKFNPETGERIKVWSENLPSLYQDVFGHTLVELARMNNNIVGVTPAMSSGCSMTFLMKEMPHRTFDVGIAEGHAITFAAGLAKEGMIPFCNVYSSFMQRAYDNIIHDAVLQNLNMILCLDRAGLVGEDGVTHHGVLDLAYLRCIPNITITAPLNEKDLRNLMFTAIQPNAKGVFVIRYPKGYGELKNWEYSFEALPVGKGRKLKEGKEIAVVSIGTIGNLARKAIRLVEKLGISVAHYDMIYLKPIDEELLHEIGKNYRCVVVIEDGTIKGGLGTAVIEFMVQNGYDPKIKQIGVPDEFIPHGTIAELYKLCGMDIKSIVKCLIEEK; encoded by the coding sequence ATGAAGAAGATTTCAGATTATTCGTTATTATTTAAAATAAATTCTCCAGAAGATTTACGGAAATTAGCAATAGAGCAAGTTGAGCAAGTATGTAAGGAATTGAGAGAATATATTATTGAAGTTTTGTCAGAAAATCCAGGTCATTTAGGTTCTAATTTAGGGACAGTGGAATTGACAGTCGCTCTGCATTATGTATTTAATACTCCGTATGATAGAATTGTATGGGATGTAGGACATCAAGCATATGGTCACAAGATACTGACAGAAAGGCGGGAATCGTTTCATACACTTCGTAAGTTAGGAGGAATAAGCGGTTTCCCTAATCCTCAAGAAAGTGAATATGATGCTTTTATTGCAGGTCATGCTTCCAATTCTATTTCTGCTGCATTAGGAATGGCTATTGCTTCTTGGTTGAAGGGAGAAAATAGGAAGATAGTAGCAATTATTGGAGACGGGTCCATAACTGGAGGGTTGGCGTTTGAGGGATTAAATAATGTTTCTTCTAACCCAAATGATTTATTGATAGTTCTGAATGATAACAATATGGCTATAGACCGTTCGGTAGGGGGACTAAGCCAGTCGCTTATTAAAATTACTACTTCGTATACCTATAATACCATTCGTTTCAAATTATATAATTTTCTTAAAAAATATAGTATTATCAAAGAGAGAGAAAGGGGGTTCATTCTTCGTTTTACCAATAGTTTGAAAGCACTTTTGACGAAACAACATAATATTTTTGAAGGACTTAACATTCGCTACTTTGGTCCAATAGATGGTCACAATATTAAGGAGTTAGTTAAGGTTTTTGAAGATATTAAAAGTATGAAAGGTCCTAAATTATTGCATGTTTGCACTGTAAAAGGAAAAGGATTTGGGCCAGCGGAAAACAAAGCAGATGTATGGCATGCACCGGGTAAATTTAATCCTGAAACGGGAGAACGCATTAAGGTTTGGTCAGAAAATCTCCCATCTTTATATCAAGATGTATTTGGGCATACTTTGGTTGAGTTAGCTCGAATGAATAATAATATTGTAGGAGTTACGCCTGCTATGTCTAGTGGGTGCTCTATGACCTTTTTGATGAAGGAGATGCCACATAGGACTTTTGATGTAGGTATTGCAGAAGGACATGCTATTACTTTTGCAGCAGGATTGGCAAAAGAAGGTATGATTCCTTTCTGTAATGTTTATTCGTCTTTTATGCAGCGGGCTTATGATAATATTATTCACGATGCAGTTTTACAAAATCTGAATATGATACTTTGTTTGGATAGAGCCGGATTGGTAGGTGAAGATGGGGTTACGCATCATGGAGTATTAGATTTAGCCTATTTGCGTTGTATTCCAAATATTACAATTACGGCTCCATTGAATGAAAAAGATCTGCGAAATCTAATGTTTACAGCTATACAACCTAATGCTAAGGGGGTATTTGTTATTCGTTATCCGAAAGGATATGGAGAATTGAAGAATTGGGAATATTCATTTGAAGCATTACCTGTTGGAAAGGGACGTAAACTTAAAGAAGGGAAAGAAATTGCCGTTGTAAGTATTGGTACTATCGGAAATTTGGCAAGGAAGGCTATCCGTTTAGTTGAAAAATTAGGCATTAGTGTAGCTCATTACGATATGATTTATTTAAAGCCGATTGATGAGGAATTATTGCATGAGATAGGTAAGAATTATCGGTGTGTAGTTGTTATTGAAGATGGGACTATTAAGGGGGGGCTGGGAACAGCTGTTATTGAATTTATGGTTCAAAATGGATATGATCCAAAAATTAAACAAATAGGTGTTCCTGATGAATTTATTCCACATGGTACTATTGCTGAATTATATAAACTATGTGGCATGGATATCAAAAGTATTGTTAAATGTTTAATTGAAGAAAAGTAA